A portion of the Gossypium arboreum isolate Shixiya-1 chromosome 8, ASM2569848v2, whole genome shotgun sequence genome contains these proteins:
- the LOC108467818 gene encoding acyl carrier protein 1, mitochondrial — MALRAAVLRHIRLPVQTLTPTASRAPLQWSLLRLFSSHDDHLTKEEVIDRVLDVVKSFPKVDPSKVTPDVHFQKDLGLDSLDTVEIVMALEEEFKLEIPDKEADKIDSCNLAIEYIYNHPMAG, encoded by the exons ATGGCACTAAGGGCCGCTGTACTTCGCCACATTCGGTTGCCTGTTCAAACCCTAACGCCGACTGCTTCAAGAGCTCCGTTGCAATGGAGTCTCCTCCGGCTATTCTCATCGCACGACGATCACCTTACTAAAGAAGAAGTAATCGACAGAGTCCTCGACGTTGTCAAAAGCTTCCCCAAAGTCGATCCTTCCAAG GTGACACCTGATGTTCATTTCCAGAAAGATTTAGGGTTAGATAGCTTGGACACTGTGGAGATTGTCATGGCTTTAGAGGAAGAGTTCAAGCTGGAAATTCCAGATAAGGAAGCTGACAAAATCGACTCATGCAATCTTGCTATCGAGTACATATACAACCATCCAATGGCTGGTTAA
- the LOC108467733 gene encoding ras-related protein RABH1b — translation MAPVSALAKYKLVFLGDQSVGKTSIITRFMYDKFDNTYQATIGIDFLSKTMYLEDRTVRLQLWDTAGQERFRSLIPSYIRDSSVAVIVYDVASRQSFQNTSKWIEEVRTERGSDVIIVLVGNKTDLVDKRQVSIEEAEAKARDLNVMFIETSAKAGFNIKALFRKIAAALPGMETLSSTKQEDMVDVNLKSTNANASQSQQQSGGCAC, via the exons ATGGCTCCAGTTTCAGCTCTGGCCAAATACAAGCTGGTTTTCTTGGGGGATCAATCTGTTGGGAAGACCAGTATCATCACTCGCTTCATGTACGATAAATTCGATAACACCTACCag GCTACCATTGGAATTGACTTTTTATCGAAAACAATGTACCTTGAAGATCGAACAGTTCGATTGCAGCTTTG GGATACTGCTGGGCAGGAAAGATTCAGGAGTCTTATACCAAGTTATATTAGGGATTCCTCTGTGGCAGTCATTGTCTATGATGTTGCAA GCAGGCAGTCCTTCCAGAATACTTCAAAGTGGATTGAAGAGGTGCGGACTGAACGGGGTAGTGATGTTATCATTGTGCTTGTTGGGAACAAAACAGATCTTGTGGACAAAAG GCAAGTCTCAATAGAGGAAGCAGAAGCCAAGGCTCGTGATCTCAATGTTATGTTTATTGAAACTAGTGCCAAGGCTGGCTTCAATATCAAG GCTTTGTTTCGGAAGATTGCAGCTGCTTTGCCTGGAATGGAAACCCTTTCTTCAACAAAGCAAGAAGACATGGTTGATGTCAATCTCAAGTCTACCAACGCTAATGCGTCACAGTCGCAGCAACAGTCTGGAGGATGCGCTTGCTGA
- the LOC108467860 gene encoding 40S ribosomal protein S11 produces the protein MAEQTEKAFLKQPKVFLSSKKTGKGKRPGKGGNRFWKSIGLGFKTPREAIEGTYIDKKCPFTGTVSIRGRILAGTCHSAKMVRTIIVRRNYLHYIKKYQRYEKRHSNIPAHISPCFRVKEGDHVIIGQCRPLSKTVRFNVLKVIPAGSSGGGKKAFTAM, from the exons ATGGCGGAACAG ACGGAGAAAGCATTTCTCAAACAACCCAAGGTGTTTTTAAG CTCTAAAAAAACTGGGAAAGGAAAGAGACCTGGAAAGGGCGGGAATCGCTTCTGGAAAAGCATTGGGTTAGGCTTTAAGACACCCAGAGAGGCCATTGAAG GAACATATATTGATAAGAAATGCCCATTTACTGGCACTGTTTCTATTAGAGGCCGTATCCTTGCCGGTACTTGCCATAGTGCAAAAATGGTAAGGACTATTATCGTCCGAAGGAACTACCTTCACTACATCAAGAAATACCAAAG ATACGAGAAAAGGCACAGCAATATCCCAGCTCATATATCCCCCTGCTTTCGTGTTAAAGAAGGAGATCATGTTATAATCGGGCAATGCAG GCCTTTGTCGAAGACGGTGAGGTTCAATGTGCTAAAGGTCATTCCGGCGGGGTCTTCCGGTGGTGGGAAGAAAGCTTTTACAGCCATGTGA
- the LOC108468993 gene encoding E3 ubiquitin-protein ligase ATL4-like: MASPPPLLYGVIGGTVASSENNSSESSHSSSSSIESAKPSIIIIILILSITLLVSVSLCLLLRHVNRRCLRHLSRSSTSTIIASAASHRVSPEQSPTALLLDSLPLFTFSSITRRRSNGDSTVFGDCAVCLSKFEQQDQLRLLPLCCHAFHAQCIDTWLTSNQTCPLCRSPLFASEPDLMKSLLQSSNAATPIGSGGSDSFRLEIGSVSLRQPGSESGEQRRSYSIGSFDYIVEEESEVTRNQTHQRNVSDKEEVVGGAEAASEGSLAGEVATGRSWLKEYVDRLSSSLSSRAMSFRSSGRLFTGSSRRSDIAGVITADYDVEANRIGEEISEMFRWFSGV; the protein is encoded by the coding sequence ATGGCGTCGCCGCCACCTTTGTTATACGGAGTTATTGGAGGAACTGTGGCCTCTTCGGAAAATAATAGCAGTGAAAGCTcccattcttcttcttcttcaattgAGAGTGCAAAGCCTAGTATTATAATAATCATTTTGATCCTTTCTATAACCTTGCTTGTTTCTGTTTCTCTTTGTCTCCTCTTGCGTCATGTCAACCGCCGTTGCTTGCGTCACCTCTCTCGTTCCTCTACCTCCACTATTATCGCCTCCGCTGCCAGCCACCGTGTCAGTCCCGAACAATCGCCGACGGCTTTGTTGCTTGATTCTCTTCCTCTTTTTACTTTCTCTTCCATTACTCGCCGCCGCTCCAACGGTGATTCAACGGTTTTCGGAGATTGTGCCGTTTGTTtgtcgaaatttgaacagcaggATCAGCTCAGGCTTCTCCCTCTCTGTTGTCACGCATTTCACGCCCAGTGCATTGATACTTGGCTTACTTCAAATCAGACTTGTCCTCTATGCCGCTCTCCTCTCTTCGCTTCCGAGCCCGATCTCATGAAGTCATTGCTTCAGTCTTCTAACGCAGCCACACCGATCGGAAGTGGCGGAAGCGATAGTTTCCGGCTCGAGATCGGTTCTGTAAGTCTCCGGCAACCAGGCTCCGAATCAGGTGAGCAAAGAAGGTCGTATTCCATTGGCTCTTTTGATTATATCGTCGAGGAAGAATCAGAGGTGACTAGGAATCAAACTCATCAGAGAAACGTCTCCGATAAAGAAGAGGTGGTCGGAGGAGCTGAGGCAGCTTCGGAAGGGAGCCTAGCCGGCGAGGTTGCCACCGGAAGGAGTTGGCTTAAGGAATACGTGGATAGGCTCTCTTCTTCGCTATCGTCTCGTGCGATGTCATTTCGTAGCTCAGGTAGACTCTTCACCGGGAGCAGTCGACGAAGCGATATCGCCGGCGTTATCACCGCAGATTACGACGTGGAGGCCAATCGCATCGGCGAGGAGATCAGCGAAATGTTTCGTTGGTTCTCAGGGGTATGA